The region TGAACTGACTAAGcatttgtaatgcttactcccttaTTTTCCTTTTCCCTGTAGTTGGTCAACTTGCGGAACATGTTAGGTGGATCGTCGAGAAGCTCACATTATCCCAACATTGGTTTGGTAGTCTTTTGATCGTACTAAGGTTCGATTATGTGCAGTATGTACTTAGTAGTTGTTTTGGTTCACTAGTGTATTGATATGACTTGAAAATCTTATCGGTTTAGGTATGACAAGGAATATGCTTAGTTGAAAACATATGCATATAAAGGATGGATTGAATTGTGCATTTGTTATTTGAAATGACATTTTGAATATACAATTACATAGGTAATATGATGTCATGGTATGGATAAAGAACTTGGTTGATGAGGTTGagtttatttaagtaaatttgaaatgttttaatgCTAAATGGTGGAAAGTTAGATTAGTTGGTTGAAAGGGAGATACATGATATTTTGACATGTATATAGGATGTTCACTTTGCAATATTAATGATCAtgttttggtactttgattataaataagattataagtAACCTTGATGTATTAAGTGCTTGGTACCTAATTGACACTTAGTAAGTTAATGATGTTAGCCAATATTAGAATGACATTATGTGTATGTTTAGGTAATAGCATGACTTGATATTGAATGTTGGTAATTGTTGATGTTTGGAGGGAATGGCTTTAATGGTATGAAATGGTTAAAGGCATGGTTAAATAAGGTAtgtttaaattgtgaaaatagatTCTTATGTTTTAGGTCATTTATTGAACTTTACTTATTGATATCTTAGTAAAAGAAATGATGATTGTATTAGTATGTTTAGTCATGAAAAATCTTGGCATGAATGgtaatgaatggttgttgtttcatgattGAACTGTGGTGCCAATTGAGACATATTGGTTAGGAACTTAGGTTAAGTGAattaagttgaatttggtatgttttggtgtcTTGTATCATGTTGTTCAAGGGTCTAATGCATTCATTTGTGGTTTAAGAGATCTTTGGTCAAATTTGGCTTATTGTTGAAGGTATTTTAGGCACACATGGTCATACACAGGTGCAGGACACAACCGTGTAGTCTGTTCAATTTGGGTGCATGACAAACCATACGGACTCAGGCTgtcacacagttgtgtgaccTTTGTTTTGTATTCTTGCCATGTTTTTCTtaaatgtttcaaattagtctctagTTCATTTTGAATTGTTTTAGGACTTCCATAAGCTCAAATTAAACTTTATAATGCATGATTATCATGATTTTGTTTATATGTTTGATTATTAAATTATCTTTAAAGAAAATTGAACTATAATAGCTTGTTTCTGTTTGGTTTTGTTTGGTAGCatcttgtaaccctaatctggtgatggagacgggtaagaggtgttacatctTTCTTGCTTTTTCATTGACTAATCTATAGCTCAATTTCTTATGCTACTTCTACAGTTGGGACCTCTCTTAAATTTACAATCTTGATTCTCTTGGTTGATTTGCTAACCAAAAGACCAAGTTTACCCTCATCTTTCTCCGATATGAACAAGTCAGATGCCCCCGTATCAATAAAATCACTCTTTTTTTACCTGCGATGTTGATTTCCACATACATCAACCCTTTCTACTTGCAATTCCTCTTTGCCTTCTCAAAATTGAGTATCATTGGCCCAAGTTTTAAAGCCTCATTGTAgcaacccgttttcagtggtgtcagaaatagtggttttggaaccacaaatctgaattttGAGTCTGagaatttttattactttattttatttttttttatttatgtgggtcaaatataaatataataaatttttatttggttaaattttgctaaTTGAACAAAAGGTAAAGTATAAATGGTTGCCTTTAAAGTCAAGTAGTTTTAGGAAATGAGGTATGAGGATcttgtttctataaatcgagtccgtaaatattttattaaatatttctaGAGTGTTATtagggttatattaaaattttgattacaaaattttaacgtttaaatagttaattaattgataatgactaaattgtaaaagatgaaaaaattgatgtttattagttaaaggtgttaaatagttaAATAAAGATAGTCTTTGGGGTTTATGTGACAATAATACCATCATAGGAAATAGTTTGCACGGTTGGacccattttaattaattaatatgttataatttaataaaataataaagtaaaagtatattatgttatattaaacaaaaagaaagataaaaatttcTACTTTTATGCTCTTCTCTAGCCGAATATCACAATTGTTGAAGGTGAAAGGTTCGACCAAGCTCTCCTTAGTGCTTGGTTACATTTTTAAGcttagtttttagtaatttttatgtttttgttattgtATTAGTTTAATCTAGTTAGtttgggggttaatttgtaaaatttttaaaaatttaggggctcaccatgaatggtttaattttttttgtgtatttaATTGATAGGTTATTAAGCATGGTTGTTAAACAcaaatattttgttaagtgattttagtcAGTTTTTAGctaaaggactaatttgataaaatattaaaattgacatggaattcttgtgaattttgaataattttggattgtactaaaatagaaataaatttgtCTAGCATGGGTATTTGAGAAATTTTGTTAGATTTGGAGTTTcgtgtttaaggactaaattgagtgaaacataaaagttcaagaaaaatatgtaaataataatttaagggtcATATGCATAAAATGAGTTGgaatatgtattttaatttgatatattgaatttaatcattatatagatcaagaatttaaTCGTACGGAGGTtaaccgaggaaaagagaaagttgtgGATTCGTCCTTACGAGTTGAGCGAAAGTATaatttaggtaagttcatagtatttatatgtgtatttctttataattttattattgttcaCTAGTTAATTGCACAAATGTGAAATTTCATTAGTttgtacatatattattatatgtttcaaTTAAGTGTAAATggaagaaaaaataatatttagtaaTGAAAATTTATTTGTGAATTGTCTATAATTGAGTGTAAAGTAAAAGTGTACTATTTGGAAGTTGAGAAATAgttgtgaaatatgaatgaaattttctcgaaatggataaaataaatatatggtatgtgtACAGATAATGTGGAAGTGTCTCTAATTTTGTTAATGTGATGGATTCAGATTAAATGCCCATTTAAACATAGTAAACTTTTAGGATACGATTGACTTGCCAATAGAGATATTTGAGCACTGTACGGGTTATATGTGATGGTACGAAGATATTACTGATTATACCAGAATCTAGCATTTTTTACAAATTACCAAGTTATActggtgtggtggagggatgtattgaTACTGATTATATGATGCCTACGGGCTCTGCACTTCGGTGCTCTGGTGTGTTGTAGTTTGAGCTCTTACGAGCATTTCGatgtggtgtagttacccatgtatttgtatttgtttattatagttcatcgggccatatgttgaaaatatgtaaatgtattgaattcatgaattatttggagatgatatgtttatatgaatattgaaatgttaagtgatgaaattgaataattaatgatTAGGTGTTTAAGAGTTGTTCGAAATTATATTAAAACGACTTAAAGTTTATAGTTTTATGTATGAAACACTTAAATGTTTGGTtaggtgtattggctatgccaatacacccctaatcggtgggccccacctaataCATCTTTAGTCCTTCGTTTGGTTGAATGTGCTTCTAATACCCGTGTAATACAATACAGATctaatcggtgaaaaccaccgatttGTAATACAGCCCTTTTGCTCAGATTAGGTGCTGCATCCAAAtccctccctgttttaccctcctaATTGGCTTCCCCATTCCGTCGCCTCTTCCTTCGTTCTACCTTCGTTCTACCTTTGCCTCCCGATTGGCTTCCCCATTCCTTCGCCTCTTCCTCTGTCTCTCaacctcttcttttctttttctttacaaccaGTCACTCTTTCGTTTTGCCATCTCAACCAGtcgacctttttcttttctttttctctgtgtCACTCCTTCGATTGCTCTCAATTGATGGGTTTCCAGGTTACTGCTACTGAAAGGTAGAGGTTTCTAACTCTCTTTTGCTCTCAATTATCCTGTAATTGTTCTAACTCTCTTCTTCTCTCTGTACTGAGTTTTAATGGCTGTCTTGTTAGTGTCTTCTTCATTGCACTTTCAGGGCCTGATCATATAAACTTCATCGAAACACGGAATCTTTTGTTTCTTCTTCTCTTTGCTGGAGTTTTTGCTTTAATTTTCGGTAAAAATTTCTTACTAATCTTTGATTTTGGTTGTTTTCTCATTGGTTGATCTTTACGGCCCTCATGGAATCAAAGACCTGAAAGTTTAAAGGGAATTTTCCTTACTTTCttgataaaattcaatttaaaacattccAATAATTTTTTCCACCTTGTGATTGGTAATTTTCCACTTCTtaattctttttgaataattgaGTTATCTACTTCGTTattagatgattattgttatgatTATTTGAAGAACAGCAACTTGTGTACATGGAGTTTATTTTGTTCTAATTGCGTGACAGGTTTTCGATGCTTAGTTGCATGTTAAACAGAAATCCAGAATGATCCTATCAATGCAAGAAAAGTCACAGTTTATTCCAATTTacaatcatttttttcttttctatgtgtGTTTTTATCTTGTTAGGATTAGACTTGCTCATATTCATTTTCATTCAGTATGTTGTTTTTGCTATTAGATTTTCATTTTTCTGGATTgttcttttaaaaaatgaatgattttgcctagtaatctaatttaatttgtgtttttatgttaTGGGGGGCTAAAATGATTAGTATTCTTCTCCAGCAAAGAGAATGAAGCCAGAGGTTTCTTCGTTGAATCCCTGTGCAGCATCATACATACCACTTGCCAAAAGGGAGGGTTCCATAGCTAAAGATATTAAGGCTGGAAATGAGTCTGCTTGGTTTGATCCTTCCTCACGTAGCAATGCTTCACTTGAATCTGCAATCCCTGGCATTGGAAACCACCTGGTTGCACTGAAAAGCGACCCTGGTCATGGTTCTTTGATGCAAAATCAGGGTGAAATGAGTGGCGAGCAGATTATGGATGAGGAATTCGACATGGATTTGGAGTTTCTTCGCATGATGTTCCCCGGTTTGTCCAATGACTCTGTTCTGGATGTCTACATGGCT is a window of Gossypium hirsutum isolate 1008001.06 chromosome D08, Gossypium_hirsutum_v2.1, whole genome shotgun sequence DNA encoding:
- the LOC107899883 gene encoding polyadenylate-binding protein-interacting protein 6-like, which translates into the protein MKPEVSSLNPCAASYIPLAKREGSIAKDIKAGNESAWFDPSSRSNASLESAIPGIGNHLVALKSDPGHGSLMQNQGEMSGEQIMDEEFDMDLEFLRMMFPGLSNDSVLDVYMANNGDLEATIDMLCMYKRNGI